Below is a genomic region from Triticum dicoccoides isolate Atlit2015 ecotype Zavitan chromosome 5A, WEW_v2.0, whole genome shotgun sequence.
AAATATGTAGAAATATCCTGTAATGTAAACATGAAAAATGTACAAATTTGTAAGTCTCAGCTTATATCACTTAATTAATGTATAAGACTAGGAAAACGCTATAACGCCGCTATAGCGTTTAGAGAGATCCTGCGCTTAGAGACTTTGGTCCTAACACATGAAGTAAAGTTttaaatagcacgctatagcgtttagaGATGTCCTCTGCTAAGagtcatagcccgctatttaaaactaaCTATGGTTGTACTGCAGTGTTGCAGGGTTTATCCGGAGATCAGGACGTATCCTAATTAATGTATAAGACTATAAATTCGTAATAAAAACTACATTGTCCGTAGTTGCAGGGCTGGCACAATATCATCCAGGATAACTTTATTAAGTCTAGCACATTAATAGTTCACCATAAGGTCATACCCAAAGACTAGAAGTTTGCTAATAGTGATGCAATGCACGAAAAGTAAAATTTGTGCATGGAATTTTTTGTTTGCACAATGGAATTTACAACAATCGTGAATTAAAACTATTTGTACTCTAATGGACAGAACTGCCAAAGAACATAACTACAGGGTGATGATAAATAACATATGGAACTGCAAGTGAGCACAGAATGAAACACATACCCTCGGCTTCAAACCAAAGTGTTTCACATGAGAAATGATTCCATCAATACTCCAGTCCGGCAGCGTTGAAATAGGAGAAGTTAAAGGGAATAGCATTTCAACCATGTCCCTACTGCCTTTAGAGGCAGCAACTTCAATTGGTGTCCTACCACACTGCAAGAGTAAATAATAAATAACAAATATAAATACAAAATGTAATTGAAAGATTTCCAAATTAATATTTAGGAATCACAGCCTAAGATCTCAATGAAATGGCTGGTTGGACTTCAAGAGAATCACTACGAAGGACAAATGATAGAACAGTCTCGTTCATCCTTCCGAACAAAATTTGTAAGACAAGGGTTACGTCAAGTACACTAACACTAATAACCGAGAGCTTCAACTAATATGTTGTATTGCATAGACTTTTCAAAACAGAATAGGATGAAGATGATACAAACACCAAAATATACATGGAAGGGGCAAAATAAATCTTTGCAGAAGAAACATTTTATGTTTATTTGACCAGGCTATGAAGAAACTGGAGATTTTTTTTTCAATTCCTAATTCAGTAGACAAGAAACATATAAATGACATACTCTGCAATTTACAACACAGAAGATTCAAATTTTACAATGTTTCGACATCATCTCTGCTACTATAAACACACAGCTCTTTGTCTCCCTCCTTCCCTCTCTACACCACCGCTGCCCTTGTCAGAGCGAGATTGTGACCAAAAGCTCAAGTAGGGAAATAACATAATCTATTATGCTGATCTGAGAGTGAAATTATTTAGATGGCGTTTTGGAGGTCCTCTTTACATGGAGGTGAGATATCAAGCATGAGTAAGTGAGAATGTGAGATGATTGAAGAGATTGAGGAATATTGGCATAAGTTCGCCTATGGTATAATAACTGGCAATTTTGATCTACCATAAGTTCTCTATTTTTACATCCTTTTACTTATGTATTTAGTACTTACAGTACCTATAATACTTAATCCAAGGCGCAAGAAGGTATCCTCACAGAATAAGAAGTGAAATAAGGTTACTGAATTCCCCTGACCATGTGTCATCAAGAATTGACCGGGGTGAATGTCAGATGTATAAATACAACCTAACCATTCCATTTTATAATCCCACATAGGTTTGAATCGTGTATTTTTCTTCTGTGCAGCTGAAAAATGGATTTCGGTTATGCACAGAAGCAGCATCTTCTCTTCTGCTTGCTGCATTGCATACTGCATATATAGTCGTCACAAATGTCTTAAGCCTTGACCTTAACCAATAAAATGTGGGTTATGTGTCACAAAAATTATACCATTAAATTCGTACTATATAAAGAATTTTCCTATGGTACAATCTTTAAGTTACATGACTTGTGTTTTCTCTAATTGATGATCAAAGTTAAATCTCGAAAATGTGTATGCCATCTTTTTGTAGCCCAAGGAAGTAGTGTTTTCCCCTCATGCAAGCCTATTCCTGGTGTCAGACGATGTGTGGGTAAGATGATTATCCTAATCTGTCAAGTGTCAAGAGTCTACAGCCTAACATAACCTCATAGAGAAAAAATGGAACGATAATGTCAGCTAACTTACAGCATATGCATGAAAAGTAGATGATGACAAGTGAAAACAGCAAAACAAGTAAAGCTCACTTCATCGGGAATATTGGGGTTAGCACCAGCATCTAGTAAGAACTTCATGATGCCAGGTGAGTCAAACTTCACTGCCAACATCACGTAACTACCACCATCGAAGTCAATAAAATTCAGATCAGCACCAGCCTGTGCAAATGAATAACTATTTGATCATTTGTTTGGGTTAATGCTTTATATGTTATATACACAAAGAAAATGAAGTTGTGCCTACAAAACTTTAACAAAGCTCCATACAAAGAAAGAGTACTGACCTTAACAAGTAGCTTGACACATTCCAACGGCTCTCTAGGCATGGGCCTGATGGCACGGATGGCCCAACTCAATGGGGCATAACCAAGACCGTAAACCTTGTTAGGCTACGAAAAGTGGAAGAATCAATCACTTACACTAGTCGGAAAGAAAAGAGCGACCAGTAGAGAAATTAATTTTGAGATACATCAATAGAGAAGTAAAGTATACTCATGGTGTGTTAAATATATTGGTATTTCTGAAGGGAACAGAAAGAAATATATTACATAGAAATTAGACATAACATGAGCACGTTTTACTTTAGGATAATTaaatactgtccatgatgatttttTGTTGTTTCAAATACTCCCTCTTAAACTAATATAGgaccgtttagatcactaaaacggtcctatattagtttacagagggagagtACAGTGCAGATCTTTTGTTCAGATGGAGCACAAGATCAAAGGCAACAAGATCTTCCATTCCAGTGCATTCCCAAATAGAATATACAGATGAAGCACGAGTACCACTGGCCACAAGATATTCCGTTCCAGAGTTCTCTTTTTCACCGCAAAGAAGAGAACAAAGAAACTGGTGTCTTACATCGGCATGGTGCTCCAACAAGATCTTAATTATGTCATGGTGTTTAGAAATAGCAGCTGCATGCAATGGCGTCCCTTGCGCAGAATCTAAATCCACATTGATTCCTCTTGAAAGCAGCAGTTCTACTATTTCACAATGTCCTGGAAAACGAGGTTTCAAAAAAGAATGAATGAGACAAGAATATTTCCCAACATCGGATACCAGCTTTCAGTTTTCATTTTGCACTAAAAATTAACTCTGGGCCAGTTTTCAGTTTTGTGATCATGAACTGCCCAGTAACCATTTTGGTTACCACTTATCTCATCAAGGACCAGGTTTTCAAAAGTGGACGGATTGGGACTATTCAAATTTTCCTTGTCTATCCCTGGAAGTAGAAGAAGTCGTCAATTTTGAGCTTATAAGATTATAACCAAAACCTTAGATAACATTAGATAtccaacctcaaagttattctctcCACACACTCGTTAATGTTTCTTCGGCTATCATCCAAATAAAAAATATGGCAAGTATATGGGAGCTTTGTTCGATGGAAATCACATAAAAAAATGGCAAGTATATGCTAAAATATAAACATCAAGCATCACACAAGCCAAGAGAGGTGTCATAGTAGTCAACTATAACGATCACAAGAGTGTGAAGGCTGTAGCTCTGTACGCTGTGATGTGTGTTTCTTACTTACTTTATTCAAAGAGAGAGAACCTACCAAACAAATGTTAACAAAATTAAGACTAATCTTATCAAACGAAAACCAATAACTAGTTTGAAGGAATGGATCCAATTTGGATCAGTCGCCCAGAAATGCTTACTTCTCTCACAACAATATGAGGCAAAACCAAACAGTGAGAGGCTACCAGACAAATGTTAACAAATTAATCCAATTTGGATCAGTCGACCCAGAAATGCTTACTTCATATAACAATGGAAAACTGAAAGTTTATTTTATAACCAGCCATATAAAACAAAAAAAAAAAGAATCCTGAGACTAATTTTCACTGACCGAGAATTAGCAAAACCATTACGAAAACGGTTTATCCAGTTATCTCTAAGGCTGATGCGGTGCCTCCTACCACCGGTTAGGATCCCTATGCCTGCTAACCCACAGCTGCGGGGCCATGTTGGTCGGAGTCTAATGCTGCTTATATCCAGCGATGTGGCTTTCTAAGGCAAAAAATCAAATTGACTATGTATGCACTGACACGTGATAAATAAGCATACTTGTTGGGAAAGAGAGAGACCTTCCTTTGCAGCGCCATGGAGAGGTGAGTGTACTTTGCCAGCTAGTGGATCAGCACCATGATCAAGAAGATATCTTGCAGCATCAGCTCTCCCATATGAGGCAGAAAGGTACAGTGGCGTGTCACCTGCAACAGTCGAAAAATTAAACATGAGGAGCTCAACAAATTCATGCCAATCCTGCCCTCAATACAAAAAGTTGTACACAAGAGAGCCAAACGTGAAAAGAGAACTTAGCTAGTGCAGTATCAAATGCCTATCCATCTGACACATGTTTACTGTTGACAAAATTGCACAACGACAGACAGAGGAGACACTTCATATACAGTCCACAAGTAGCGGTTTGCCCGTACAACATATCCAAAGAAAACCGGCGATGTTCGCGGTATGTCTGTGTGCATATATTGGACATGGGGATATTTGAAATCGATCCACTTGTCACTTAATCACAATTTAcaaatgcatatatacaccatacaACATGTAACACCAAATTTGAAGCCTAAAATAAGGATTTCACATGGTAGTAAGTAGTAACTAACTAGTAAGCAGAATCAGCATACTAATACACAACTAGAAGTTGACAATTTACAAATGCATACACCATACAGCATGTAACACCAAATCTGAAGCCTGAAATGCGAATTCCACCATACAGCGTGGTAGTAACTGACAGTGAGCAGAATCAGCATAAATAAATACATAAATAGAAGTTGACAGAGCTGCCAAGTGACGCGGAGGGGAGCAGGGAAGGGAACGCCACCTATGAGGTTGAGCTGATTGACATCGAGGCGGAGGTCCTGGACGAGGTACCTGCAGACCTCGAGCCGCCCCGCCGCGGCCGCCAGGTGCAGCGCGCGGTCCCCTTGGCCGTCCTCCACCGCCGCCAGGACGGCGGCCTCGCCTTGCCCGCCGGAGCCCATCCACCTCGCCATCTCTGCGCGACGCGAGAATTGGGAGCCAAGTCAAGGCACTAACCCGTCAAGCTACTACCATCATCAAACCCTAAGGAGAAAgagcatgaggaggaggaggaggaggcggggttACTCTTGAGGAGGCGGAggttgccggcggcggcggccccgAGGAGCGCCTCCTCCCTCTGCTGCTTCCCCATCGCCTCCATCTCCATGGCGATGGAGAGACGCGAGAGAGAGTCGCGAATTTTTGAGAGCGAGACTGCGGGGTGGGCTGTGGAGAAGACGAGGAGACCCGGACGACGGGGAGGGGAGGAGTCCGTGGGCCGAAATGGAATCCTACTTGACGCTCACTGCGCCAGAATGCTCTGGCCCGACCGCTGGTTGACCCAGAGGCCCagcttactactccctccattgaataatgtactccctccgtctcaaaataagtgactgAACTTTGTACTAGCTTTTTTTTTTAGGAAAAACTTTGTACTAGCTTTACAAAGCTTATTTCAAAACAGGGGAGTAGGAATGAGGAAGTATTTTTGTGAAAAAATGTCATCATCAAAAGATAACCCTAATTGCCATTATCTTAATTATGAAAGAAAAACAGTCGTGCTTCTTTATTACTGTCATTTCTCTCATTTATAAATCTACAATGAGTATGATAAGAAAAATGTCGTGTGATCTACAAAATAAAACTGCCATGCTAAACTTTAAAAACTGCCATCCTCTAAATAAGAAATATTTTCTCTACTACTAATAAACAATCCAACATTATCTTCTCTAAATGCACCTCATAAAACATACATGGATTTAAATGCTACTATATTACTGTCATTTCTCTCATTTATAAATCTACAATGAGTATGATAAGAAAAAGGCCGGGTGATCTACAAAATAAAAGTGCCATGCTAAACTTTAGAAAACTTTCATCCTCTAAATAAGAAATATTTTATATGGATAAGCCCCAAGTTAGATTCTATTGTTTcgttttaaaaataaaataaaaaatcacACACAGGGATTGCCTTGgccaataaaagaaaaaaaatccatgCCATTAATTCTAAAAATATCATCGTCTTGCTAATAAAAATGCCATCCTCTCAATAATAAATATCTCATCCTCTCAACAATAAAAATTAAATCCACTTAATAATAAAATTTACATCATCTTGATAATAAAAATGGCAAGTTATTAATACTAAAAATGCCATATTTTAAATAATAAACTGCCACGTGATAAAGTGGAAAACAATCCCAAAAATATTGCCATGGACTTGTAAAAAAACGGGACATGGCCAAAAAAATAGGACTTTGACCTTTCAAATAGATGAAATGAAAAAACAGGTTTTCTGGATTTTATTTGGTCAAATTTTCAAATGAGAAATTGAATCAAAACACAAAATAGCTTCAAGGATACATATAGCATCTTGAACTCAAGATTTCACAAACCCCCGCTTTGAACCCTCCTCACCCACATTGGTTCGTGCATTTTTTAGATAGATAGAAAGAGGGTGTTTGCCTGGAAACGGGTTACAATGAATGACTCTAGCTTATCTACGTGGCGTCGGCCTTGCACCAAGATCCATGCAACGTCAGGGAAGGCGTTCGCTAAGATTGGCTCCCAACGAACGTTCGCTAGATATCATTTCCGTtcatatttaaaaaaaaattcctcACAAGGTGTTGCAATCAAATACTTACACTGGAAAAGGAAAAATGTATTTTAGATACTTTCTGTGTTAAAATTTTCGATCATCTAGTATAAAGAACACCAGAAGTAACAATTTGTTGAAGTCCTCATGCTCTTATGTgctattattatttttggatgccaAAGTAACAAGAACGATTCCATCCATGCATTGGACTATACAGAAAATGAGATCGATAAAATGATAATTCATTCCACAAACTTTTATTGAAGAAATATACATGTTCTTTAAGAGGCTACAACAGTCAGGGACAAAATGATGGAAATAGTACAAGATCGAAGGTACAGTACAAGATCAAAATGACGAAAGTACTGAGTGTACAACAACGTGACAATTCTACATTAATCTCAACCAAAGACTGTTACGGAAACCTATCATCGTCCAAAATTACACTCCTTTCGCAAGCCCCGTGGCTGAATCAATCAAGGCATGGCCCTCATCGGTGAGAACTTTTGGGCCGGCCCCAGGCCTGCTACAGATGAAGTAGCTAACATCACCTTTGAATTTTTGGTTTGGAGCTTTCATTTCCGGAGGCGCTGGAAGGGCCTCGACATCGG
It encodes:
- the LOC119298188 gene encoding ankyrin-1-like, which translates into the protein MEMEAMGKQQREEALLGAAAAGNLRLLKKMARWMGSGGQGEAAVLAAVEDGQGDRALHLAAAAGRLEVCRYLVQDLRLDVNQLNLIGDTPLYLSASYGRADAARYLLDHGADPLAGKVHSPLHGAAKEGHCEIVELLLSRGINVDLDSAQGTPLHAAAISKHHDIIKILLEHHADPNKVYGLGYAPLSWAIRAIRPMPREPLECVKLLVKAGADLNFIDFDGGSYVMLAVKFDSPGIMKFLLDAGANPNIPDECGRTPIEVAASKGSRDMVEMLFPLTSPISTLPDWSIDGIISHVKHFGLKPRDKEMYAKRRTEVKRKASEAFKRGDYYMASEMYSSTRAFDPSPDEYATILANISLCALRAGNGKAALSYATMCRMGRPLWPKACYREGAALMLLKKYGRACEAFADGLKLDPTSGDIANALREAQEAAKNARRREK